The DNA sequence GCAATGTGACCGTGGGATTTCTAATGCATAAGAGCCAGCACAACAACTTCAGTAATAGGCTCTGAGAATTAAGAAGGGGTGTGTTATCCGGTTTACTCCATTATTTGAGGCTAAGGGATACAATTTCTAGCATATACGAGGTGCTTATTGAGAATAAACACAAATTAGATTGATTTACTCTATAAGCTCTTAGCCCAATGGAAATAGTGCCAGGATTCAACATACTATAGAAGCATTCAGACTCTTCTTCCTCATAAACCTCCCTTCCTGAGATCTTCTCTCCCCTACAATCTAATAAGTTTTCAAAACCTGAGCTTAACATCTAATCACCCATTCCTGAGCTGCTTGGTCTTGACTTACAGACTCTCTTCCACCTTGGTGGCTTCCCGTACTGTGGGCTTTGGCCTTTCACATAGGCTAATCGATAAACAATACAGTACCACAGCAATAGTGATCCACTTCTCGATCACCCTGGCTTTCTTGTCTGGCTTCAGCTTGACGTCTTTGAGGATGGTGCTGATCATACATTTTGTGATGATATTAAATTGTATGACCATGGCCCGGATGGTAGATGCCAGGTGCTGATTTTTCTTTTTGTGCCGCTGAGACCAGATGCACCCCAGGCAGTGGTGGACCACTACTTTGTTGAACAGTTCCTGATCAAATGTGAAAAAGACAAAGATTAATGATGTTTCCAGTACCATGGACCACTTAAACACTGAAGTAAAGACAAAAATTATCCATTTAAGGGTCAATTAGCCTTGCTGCTTTGCAATGGTACAATTAAAGCTGAAAGACATGGTTTGCCAgtgtccatgggctggattttaccagcccttgcaACATCAGCGGTCGTGGCGggagggcccagaaaatgcctGTGGGCCTCAATGCCagaaaggccccgccccatattatgccggtgaggcctcgtggcggcccccttgccgctcagcgatgggaacaggatttaaatatgttatttAATGAATTAATTACCCACCTGCTTCTGTCGACCGTCCTGCTGTCATCTTCCGGCCGGTTTCCCGACTCCCTCTTCCAATCAACATCAGTACAACACTCGCTCCGTGATTCATTTCTAATCAACTTAGATAAACTATAAATTCTGAAGTAATTTCAAAAATCCAAAAGGAAATACAACTGAACTTCAAAGCCAGTGGACAGAGTGGCAAACTCTCCAGGAACTCATGGCTATTCAGTGGGTGTCTTGAATTAGTTTACTTCAGATTGCCATTCAAAACGAAAAGTTTTATACATCATGCCTAAATGAACACTTGGGCGCATCACTATTCCATTCAGAATTGATTCTTTCATTTGTGCTGACAAATCCAATTCGTAATTCTGCAATACTGTGATGTTTTTTGTGAAAATTAGTACAGATGGCTAAAATGGTTCTGTCGGAGCCAAATGTATGGCACGTTGGTGATTTCCATTGCACAACACTGGTCTAAAAGATCACTGGTGAACGAAGTGGCAAAACGTCATTCCACCAATTTAATTAATTCCATCACAATCCATTGCATAATTAAACCATCTTATCTTTCATAGTGATTCAAATACTCAATACCTGTGAGTTACCATTGAGCCATGGAATTAACAGTTTAACTGGCAGCAATTCAAGCTCTTTCTAAAGATGCTTCACTTTGAAacacagaaattacaacacagaaggcagtcAATTGGCCAAAGGTGTCTGTGCTGGTCCTTACTCTCAACTGGATCCATCAACTGCAATCTCATTTTCCTGTCCTGCTTCCCAGATCCTGTTATATTGTTCAAATGATGatccaattccctcttaaatgACGTTATTTGAGGTAAAGCATTCCACACTGTAATAACTGGTCATTTAAAAAACTCTTCTAACTGGTTCCTTTGTCCTGCTACAATAGTTTAAATGTTACATCAAAAGCTGACTGGTGAGATTTGCAATACAGCAAAAAAACAGATTCTCTTTTGAAGGAACGGAATTTGGAGTAAGAGTGTTTCTGGCTCTTATGTTACTCTACCTGCATGGTATAATATAACTTCTCAGTGATGAATTGAAAATAAGCTCCAGAATTGCAATTGCAGCCATCATCAAAAAAGGGGAACATATCTCCCCCAGTCCCACCCTCCACCTCCATAGCTTTTAAAATTGAAACAATTTTTTTCATTGCTACACAAAGATTAATCTTACTGTCCAGCTCCTGTTCTGCCACTTCTTGCTGCTGAAATTGTTCGAGGAGTTTCTGGGCCTGTTTCTCCAGTTCTGAGCCTGGCATCGTCTGCCTCAGGTGTTTGAGAATCTTCTGCAGGCATGTGTAATTTGGAATGTTGAAGTTTTCAGAAAACTGGTCCAGCCAGGCTTGCAGAATCGAGGCTATTGCGCTGGAAATATACATGCAAGACAGAGTCAGTAACTGTTTGTCAGGAGAAGCAAAAATGTTTAGAAATAAAATTCTAACTGGTAATTTGGAAGCTTCTAATGTTGTAATTTTAAACTCAATAAATTAAGGCTGTTTATTTGTAATTTATTCTTGGGATaagggtgtcactagcaaggccagtatttattgcccattcctagttgccctgagagggTGGTgctgagctactttcttgaactgcagcagtccatgtggtgaaggtactcccacagtgccatcagggagggagctccaggattttgtcccaatgAGGCTGAAGGAACGGCAGAATATGTCCAAATcatgatggtgtttgacttggaaggGGACTTAGAGGTGATGGCGTTCCCAAGTTTTCATCTTTGGCAGTCACATATATGAGCCTCAGGGCTTATATAAAATTATTTTGCATGCATTTGAAGATACTTATACAAACAGGTCTTTGTGTTCGGATTTGGCTTTTTCCAACAGTCAGGCAGAAGTGGGTTACAAAAAGATCTTTACAAACCTTCACCAAAATTCCAACAGGACGAACCAAGCAAATAAAAGCTACAAGTATAAAGATGACTTGGTTGCTTGGGCTCTGAGGGCTAAGTCGCCAAGGCTTGGACACTCCTATAatttttttctcaaaaatatactttattcataaaaatctgtaaaaaatacattacaaagcagTTCAAAGCAGCactaagttgacattccaaaaagtgcaaaggaaatcagttttcttcaattatAGGAGTCAGttgcttccattccattttacatgccatgtacattttacagctcagccatattcagtgtatacagcctgagcggttttccatgggtccagcccctcagttcactatggcaggaggacccttccacagtggtctttccccattgattctttgcggcggctgccccaagctttagtgcatccctcagcacatagtcctggaccatggaatgtgccaatctgcaacatttggtcgtggacaactctttgcgctggaagattagcaagtttcgggcagaccaatctttcatcgaattgatagtcctccaaaagcagttgatgtttatctcggtgtgtgtctctaggaacagcctgtagagcacagagctGCTTGGTTTGAACCTCGACAaacaccactgcatctctttccacatctgcttgcaaaggtacattccagaaagaggtgggcaacagtctcttccccaccaccgccacctcgagggcagcgtgcagagggggTAAGACTCCggacatgcaggaaggatctgacggggagggcccttctcaccacctgcCAAGCTACGTCTcatggtgcttgcttgaaagttctggtgatgagggattctGCCAAAtgtctttggcagtctgctcggggaaccgtccgacaggatccaccatctccttatgcagtcgggccttgaggacattctgtgaagaccactgcctgatggattggtagtcaaaggtgtttttccgcacaaCCTTTTCCACGAACGATAGgtgatacggcacggtccaactggatgccgcattctgcggcaatgtgaccagacccatacttcacaacaccggggacagatagaacctcagcacataatgACACTTGGTGTTTTCATACTGGGGCTctccacacagcttgatgcagccgcacacgaaggtgatcatcaggctgagggcgacgttgggtatgttTTTACCGCCCTAatgcagaggtttgaacattgtgtccctgtgGACACGGTCCATTTAGCATCTccaaatgaagcggaaaatggctcaggtgaccgccacggtgcaggagtgaggtatgggccagacctgcgccacatacagcaacagcgTGAGCACCTCGgatccgatgaccaggttcttacccacggcggagagagatcgctgctcccagaagctgagtttatggtgtaccctggctactcgctccttccaagttttggcgcacaccccagcccttccgaaccatatccccagcaccttcaggtagtctgacctgacggtgaacgggacaaaggatcggtcggctcagttcccaaagaacatggcctcgcactTGCCGCTGTTTACTTTGACTCccgagaccagttcgaactggacacAGATGCTCATTAAtctgcgaacggacagtggatccgagcagaagacagcaacgtcGTCCatttacagggaggttttgacccgagtgcctccgctgcctgggattgtcattcctctaatgcccacatccttcctaatggactcagaaaagggttctatacagcaaacaaacaagacagaggagagaggacagccctgcctgactccagattggatcgggaaaactttctgattcccacccattgattgagactgcactactgatgtttgtgtagagcattgatctaattgcggattccc is a window from the Heterodontus francisci isolate sHetFra1 chromosome 8, sHetFra1.hap1, whole genome shotgun sequence genome containing:
- the LOC137373242 gene encoding ral guanine nucleotide dissociation stimulator-like 1, with product MNHGASVVLMLIGRGSRETGRKMTAGRSTEAVFKWSMVLETSLIFVFFTFDQELFNKVVVHHCLGCIWSQRHKKKNQHLASTIRAMVIQFNIITKCMISTILKDVKLKPDKKARVIEKWITIAVKSRIMKNFSSLRAIVAALQSSPIYKLKTTWAAVSNSMGLFEELEEQCCHRIDYHLGEEPYSAYFVKLPASTPNHCFNSFSPTLELLNFLTASTSLQLENLLKSHLCNQVFSHLS